From the Armatimonadota bacterium genome, one window contains:
- a CDS encoding NAD(P)H-dependent oxidoreductase subunit E, translated as MDKIKVKICAGTTCYLMGGMYLQSLEDHLEPDIKCLVEIEGMRCLGLCKGENYGKAPFVMINEEVVSEASLPVVIERINLLARGEGG; from the coding sequence ATGGATAAAATCAAAGTCAAAATCTGCGCGGGCACTACATGTTATCTCATGGGCGGAATGTATCTCCAGTCGCTTGAGGACCATCTGGAACCCGATATTAAATGCTTAGTAGAAATAGAAGGTATGCGCTGCCTGGGTTTGTGCAAAGGTGAGAATTACGGAAAAGCCCCGTTTGTGATGATAAACGAAGAAGTTGTCAGCGAAGCCAGCCTGCCGGTCGTGATCGAACGGATAAACCTGCTTGCAAGGGGCGAAGGCGGATAG
- a CDS encoding SpoIIE family protein phosphatase has product MNVGSFIEVDYCQLRKSGQNAAGDVFLSRKTDGGNRVVSVLVDGLGSGVEACVLASLTAQMALEYVTGNIETRRAAEIVMDALPICPERKISYSAFTIVDTNILGETRIIEHGNPRFLLIRNSKDVQVAQSIVSNDRWNGRSLTYSEFTATMGDRIVFFSDGISQSGMGTYEYPLGWGMEGVKSQILDLVSRNNDISARSLSHIITDQALQNDNRNPGDDITCGVIYLRHPRRLLIVTGPPYDKESDAECAHMIDTYDGRTVVCGGTTANIVARELNRPVTMDLTDIDPEIPTTSIMDGVDLVTEGCLTLGKTAQILESDQNPAYENGATRLVDMLLQSDIIEFVVGTRINEAHQNPHLPVELDIRRNVVKKIVGLLREKYLKEVRIDYV; this is encoded by the coding sequence ATGAACGTAGGCTCATTCATAGAAGTGGACTACTGCCAGCTGCGAAAGTCCGGCCAGAATGCCGCCGGAGATGTGTTTCTATCAAGAAAGACTGATGGCGGCAACAGGGTTGTATCGGTGCTGGTGGACGGCCTTGGCTCCGGTGTGGAGGCATGCGTGCTTGCGTCTCTGACTGCGCAGATGGCGCTTGAATACGTGACCGGCAACATTGAAACACGCAGAGCTGCTGAGATAGTGATGGACGCACTGCCCATATGCCCGGAGCGAAAGATCAGCTATTCGGCATTCACGATCGTCGACACTAATATCCTCGGCGAAACACGCATCATAGAGCACGGCAACCCGCGCTTTTTACTCATTAGAAACAGCAAAGATGTGCAGGTCGCGCAGTCGATTGTCTCCAATGATCGCTGGAACGGCCGCAGCCTGACATACTCGGAGTTTACCGCGACCATGGGCGACCGAATAGTCTTCTTCTCCGACGGGATCAGCCAGTCGGGTATGGGCACATACGAATACCCTCTCGGCTGGGGCATGGAAGGCGTCAAAAGTCAGATACTCGATCTTGTGAGCAGGAACAATGACATATCCGCGCGAAGTCTAAGCCATATCATCACCGACCAGGCCCTCCAGAATGATAATAGAAACCCTGGAGATGATATCACTTGTGGAGTTATCTATTTGCGTCACCCGAGGCGATTGCTGATTGTCACAGGGCCGCCGTACGATAAAGAAAGTGATGCCGAGTGTGCTCATATGATCGACACATACGATGGGCGGACAGTCGTCTGTGGCGGCACTACAGCGAATATAGTGGCTAGAGAGCTTAACAGGCCCGTCACGATGGACCTGACGGATATCGATCCTGAGATACCTACTACTTCGATCATGGACGGCGTCGATCTGGTGACCGAGGGCTGCCTGACACTCGGCAAGACCGCACAGATACTGGAGTCGGATCAGAACCCCGCGTACGAAAACGGCGCAACACGGCTGGTGGATATGCTGCTGCAAAGCGATATAATAGAGTTTGTTGTGGGCACTCGCATAAACGAAGCTCACCAGAACCCCCACCTGCCTGTGGAACTGGATATACGGCGCAATGTCGTAAAGAAGATTGTGGGCCTGCTCAGGGAGAAGTATCTCAAGGAGGTCCGAATCGACTATGTATAG